In Epinephelus lanceolatus isolate andai-2023 chromosome 7, ASM4190304v1, whole genome shotgun sequence, the genomic stretch AGGAGGGGATCTGGAGAGGTAAGACATTAAACAAGCATTCATGTTGAAGGAATGGGCACTACCAAATATGTTTTTGGGAAAACTTTTCTAatcaaaaaaacctttaatgtccaacttttgtttttgtttttctcccacCACTATGCAGTAAAGCATTAAGGCAGACAGTTATTTAAGTTGTGGTGCGTCTGCTGATCACTTAATTTAGTTTTTGGCTGCACATATACTGTATTACATACTTTCCTGGGGTATTGTATGCTTTTGAAAAATGCAGCATTAGATTGTTGTGCTTCATCTCAGTTTTTTATATGGGAAACATATTTgcgtgtttggtagattattgcctttattttgaaagtgtcTGTTTTAAATCTATAAgaaggttttgtttttgaagtGAGCAGCTCCATCGTCTATTTCCATTCATCACACTGGTGTTTGGCACTGTTtcgacagaaaaaaaagtaataattttACACACATTATCCAACAATTAGCCAAAATTTTGCTGGCTTTTGATTTTCTGCAGTAAGATTTCATATCGCATGGTGTCAGTGTAATAGAAAAAGTCAGCATTGCCTGTGCTTGTCGTCAGCGCATTGTGATTCCACCTCTTGATCGCTGTCTCAGTTCGAGATTAACACGGTCGTTTCTGAGCGTCCTGCTGCTTTTGGGGAGACTCGATTTATCGCCATGTCTGCTGCGCTAACAAGAGGATGAATATTTTCACATGTGGAAGTATTGTATTCGTTCATTGCAAAGcggtttttgttgttgtgaatGACCACTGAGGATATCGGGTTTAACCATGGAACAAAGAAGATACGGGAGACGAAGGGCGAGAGGATATCTGGTCGGCTGCGTGGTTGCTGTGCTTATGTGGAGCGTGACTTCAGCGCAAATACGATATTCCATCTCCGAGGAAGTTAACGAAGGAACAGTGGTTGGAAATGTAGCGAAAGATCTGGGATTGGATAAAAGCACACTGACAGAGAGGAAGTATCGGGTTGTTTCTAGTAATGCGGATCCTCTCTTCCATGTGAATCAAAACGATGGCATCCTGTATGTGAGCCGGAAGATTGACAGAGAAGAGGTGTGCGCGCAGAGCAGTACGTGTTTAATAAATCTGAAAACCGTGTTAGAAAATCCACTGGAGGTGCATTATGTTGAAGTGGAGGTGGTGGATATAAATGATCATTCTCCCACTTTCCCGGAGAAAGATAAAACGTTGGAAATTTCAGAGTCAGTGTTGCCCGGAGCACGATTTCAGCTAAAACCCTCACGGGATGGAGACAGTGGTCATTTCTCCGTGCAGCAATATAAACTCAGCCAAAACGATCACTTCCGTTTGGAAGTTAAAGATAGAGGAGAAGGCGTTAAAATACCAATGTTGGTTGTTCAAAAGTCTTTAGACAGGGAAACTAGGGGAAGTCACTCATTAGTGCTGACCGCACTGGATGGAGGGAAACCTCCGAAATCTGGAACTATGAATATAGTAGTAAACGTTTTAGATATTAATGATAACACACCTGTTTTCCCTAAGGAACTGTATTCTGTGATGCTCGATGAAAACTCTCCAGTAGATACAACAGTCATACAAGTTAATGCAACTGATTTAGATGAAGGACCAAACGGAGAAgtggtttattcatttagtaACAGTATgaatcaaaatattttaaaccTTTTTGATATTGATGCAATAACAGGTGAGGTAACTGTAAAAGGTTTAATAAATTATGAGGAGAAAGACAGATATGAAATCGAAATTGAAGCATCAGATAAAGGTCTGGCTCCTCTTACAACAGACATAAGCGTCATTATTAAGATAGTTGACGTTAATGATAATGCACCTCAAATTGAAGTTACTTCATTTTCAAGCTCCATCCCTGAAGACTCCAGACCTGGAACTACAGTTGCCCTGATCAGTGTAAATGACTTGGACTCTGGGCTCAATGGAAAAGTTATTTGCTCCATAGGTGAGGATGTTCCTTTTACTTTATCCCCATCCTTAAAAGACAGAATGTATTCAATAGTGACGAAATCCCCTctggacagagagaaacagtcaCAATATAAGCTGACAATAACTGCAAAAGATGCTGGTCAACCACCATTGTCATCTGAAAAGACAATAGGTGTTTTGGTGTCAGATGTGAATGACAACAGTCCAGAGTTTTCATTGAGTCCATATACTTTCTATGTGACTGAAGGTAATGAGCCAGGagtctctgtgttttctgttaaaGCTTTTGATCGTGATGAGAATGAAAACGCAGTTATATCCTATCATATTCTCAGAGACTCAAGCACTGATAACAAACTGACTTCTTTTCTTAACATAAACTCTGAAAATGGAGATATTTTGGCGCTAAAAAGTTTTGACTTTGAAACAGTGAAAACTTTCCAGTTCCAAGTTGTTGCCACAGATTCAGGAACTCCGTCACTAAGCAACAACGTGACAGTGAATGTGTTCATTCTGGATCAGAACGACAACGCTCCAGTCATCCTGTATCCAGTCAGCTCCAACGGTTCTGCTGAAGGTGTGGAGGAGATTCCCCGCAATGTCAACGCAGGACACTTGGTGACTAAAGTCAGAGCCTATGACGCTGATATAGGATATAACGGCTGGTTACTCTTTTCACtgcaggaagtcactgaccacagTCTCTTTGCTTTGGACCGCTATACAGGACAGATCAGAACACTACGCTcattcacagagacagacgagGCTGAGCATAAACTGCTCATACTGGTCAAAGACAATGGCAACGTTTCACTCTCAGCAACAGCTACTGTCATTGTCAAACTTGTGGAGCCCAGAGAGGCTTTTGCAGCTTCTGATGTTAAAAGTGCAACTAAAGTTGACGAGGAGGACAATGTGACATTTTACCTCATGATAACTTTGGGCTCAGTTTCTCTACTTTTTATCATCAGTATCATCGTGCTGATTGCAATGCAGTGCTCCAAATCCACAGACTATACTTCCAAATATCTCCAAGAGGCTAATTATGatgggacactgtgtcacagCATCCAGTACAGATCTGGAGACAAACGCTACATGTTAGTTGGACCCAGGATGAGTATAGGATCTACTATAGTCCCTGGCAGCCATGCCAACACACTAGTGCTCCCTGACAGGAGGAGGGGATCTGGAGAGGTAAGGCATTCTTTGTGAAATCCCTAACTTCTTTCCACTGgcagtgtttttcatttgtttgttcagAAATTATTCCAGTACATCACCTACTGCATATACCGAATGTGTACTTTTTGGGGCATTGCTATATAAATTTGTGAGGTATGACGCTTGACTGGTGTCCTCTGGTTTTAGCATAGCTGTAACAACAGAAGTTAATACAGACTGATGCATATGCTGACCATCTGTCTGTCAGTTTGTTGTCTCCTTCTTTTTCACTACACTCTATAAAACGCACGTGTAAGTTTAGATAACACCGTGTTGCATTTGCCATTGTTTGCACATAGCACAGTGTTCTTGTTGCTGGAGATAGTTCGCAGTTTAAATAACGTCCAATTAATCTGAGTTTCTGAGTGCAGAGTTGtcgctgtctgtggtgctgaaagttGTTTTTAGAAACAAACTGGCTGTAACTCAAGTCCATTGCTTAATGAAAATGACTGTTAATGCATATATTTTTCGTCATATATAACCCGACCATTTGTCtcttttgtcttgtgttgtcgTTGCTGTATGAACTTATGATTTTATACGTTTGGTCGAAACGAGCTGCAATAACGTTCTGGATCGCATGGTGTCAGCATAATGGCAAATATTGTGTCTAGAACTCTTCGTCATCAGTATTAGGTCCTATCCTGTATTTGGCATTACGTGTAAGGGGCTTGGACAGGAAACTGGCATTGTGCAACCACCAGGACTGTATTGGCGATGGAGCGCAGTTTACAAAGGAATAATGCTGATTATTATTTTGCGACCAAACAATTTTAGATCCTGAAATCATCTTTCTTTTGTTCATGATGGAACAAAGCGGGCGGCAGGTGTGGATGGAGCGATGGAGATGCGTCGTGTACATGGTGGTTTTGGTGTCGTTTTGGAGCGAAGCCTCTGCTCAGATCAGATATTCCATCTCCGAAGAGGTAAAAGAAGGAAGCGTTGTTGGAAACATTGCGAAAGACTTAGGAATTGACAAGGCTACACTGAAAAACAGGGAGTATCGCGTTGTTGGCGGTTCAACGGAACCCCTTTTTCGTTTAAATAAAGACGACGGCATCCTGTACGTCAGCAGGAAAGTGGACAGGGAAGAGATCTGTGAACGAAGCAGCGCGTGTATAATCAATCTTAAAACAGTGCTAGAAAACCCTCTGGAAATCCATTATGTGGCTATAGAGGTGCTGGATGTAAACGACCACTCCCCCGTCTTTCCAGAGAAGGAGAAGCGACTGGAGATATTTGAATCGACATTACCGGGAGCGCGATTTCAGCTCCAACCTGCACGCGACCCCGATGGCGGTCAATTTACTGTTCAGCATTATAAACTGAGCCACAATGATCACTTTCGTTTGGAAGTTAAGGAGAGGGGCGAGGACCGTAAGATGCCCTTTCTGGTGTTACAGAAGCAGTTAGACAGAGAGGCTGTGAGAGAGCACAAGCTTCTGCTTACAGCTGTTGACGGTGGGAAGCCAGCGTTGTCTGGATCAATAGAAATACTCATTGAGGTGCTTGATGTTAATGACAATTCTCCAGGGTTTACAAAAGATGTTTATTCTGCCGTTTTAAATGAAAACGCAGCCCCTGGCACATtagttattcaggttaatgcgACTGATTTGGACGAGGGCGCAAACGGCGAAATCGTTTACTCATTTGGTAAAGAGGTGGATATACATTTACAAGAACTATTTAACATAGACCCAAGAACGGGTGAAATTAAAGTGACAGGTTTAATTGATTTTGAAGAAAATGAAAGCTATGAACTTGATATTCAGGCTTCAGATAAAGGCACGATCCCCTTTTCAACAGACAGAACTGTGATAATAAAGGTAATCGACCTTAATGATAATCCTCCAGAGATTGAAATTACATCATTTTCAAAATCAGTTCCCGAAGATTCAAGAATTGGAACAACTGTAGCTTTGATCAGCGTTAATGATTTGGATTCAGGTGCCAATGGGAAGGTTTCCTGCTTTATACGTGAGGACGTTCCTTTCGCTATATCTCCGTCCATGCAAGATAATATGTACGCAATAGTGACCAGATCACATCTGGACAGAGAAGAAACATCTTTTTATGAGCTTACAATTGTTGCAAAGGACACTGGTGAGCCATCACTCTCATCTGAGAAGACAGTGAGTGTGGTTGTTTCAGATGTGAATGATAACAGACCACAGTTTTCACTGAGTCCTTATACCTTCTATATTAGTGAAAACAATGACCTGGTAGCACCTGTATTTTCAGTCAGAGCATCTGACCTTGATGACAGTGATAATGCGCATATTTCATATCACATCCCAAGAGACAGCAGTGGGGATAATTCTggtctgtttttaaatatcaaCTCTGAAACTGGAAATGTTTTGGCGCTAAAAAGTTTCGACTTTGAAACAGTGAAAACTTTCCAGTTCCAAGTTGTCGCCACAGATTCAGGAACTCCGTCACTAAGCAACAACGTGACAGTGAACGTGTTCATTCTGGATCAGAACGACAACGCTCCAGTCATCCTGTATCCAGTCAGCTCCAACGGTTCTGCTGAAGGTGTGGAGGAGATTCCCCGCAATGTCAACGCAGGACACTTGGTGACTAAAGTCAGAGCCTATGACGCTGATATAGGATATAACGGCTGGTTACTCTTTTCACtgcaggaagtcactgaccacagTCTCTTTGCTTTGGACCGCTATACAGGACAGATCAGAACACTTCGCTcattcacagagacagacgagGCTGAGCATAAACTGCTCATACTGGTCAAAGACAATGGCAACGTTTCACTCTCAGCAACAGCTACTGTCATTGTCAAACTTGTGGAGCCCAGAGAGGCTTTTGCAGCTTCTGATGTTAAAAGTGCAACTAAAGTTGACGAGGAGGACAATGTGACATTTTACCTCATGATAACTTTGGGCTCAGTTTCTCTACTTTTTATCATCAGTATCATCGTGCTGATTGCAATGCAGTGCTCCAAATCCACAGACTATACTTCCAAATATCTCCAAGAGGCTAATTATGatgggacactgtgtcacagCATCCAGTACAGATCTGGAGACAAACGCTACATGTTAGTTGGACCCAGGATGAGTATAGGATCTACTATAGTCCCTGGCAGCCATGCCAACACACTGGTGATGCCTGACAGGAGACGTACTTCTGAAGAGGTAAGAAAGGTCACTTTATTTCAAGGCAGTTCTTGTATGAATGCTACTGATACACGAGACACAGATCCTATAAATGAAAGTGTCCCAAAAGTACTGAATCACACCACCTAATCGCTGGCTAGAAATGAACCACAAACATTAAAGTCATCACTGAGGGAAATGAAGATGTTGTGCCTTGTTATGAGACTGCTGAGTTGAGTTGCTGGTTTACAGGGGGTTCTGTTGACAGCACTGAGTGTTAACTGTTGACACTTTGGACTGCAGTTTGTATGCTGTGATTTTACCTTAATGCTGTGTTGTCCCCGTGTgcttgaaaatgaaatgaatccCCCCAAAACGATTCAACCTTATATTGACTTTGTGTTGGTGATGCAAAATGGAATGTTGCGGATTGTTGTGAAATGTTGGCCAAAATAGGTATTAAGATTAAGAGATGTTTCTGTAAATAGAAATGCATACTTTCTTGtgacactgaaaacacagttgCACAGACGGGCATCTGGAGAAGTAAGAAAACTGCTAAAGTCGATTAATGTATTTATGCAATTAATAATCATTTACTATTATCCATTATGTTATTCATAGTAGCCCTACAGGTTGTAATTATCCAATCAATATCTCGCCTCATGCTCGTATTGTCTTGTTATTCTTTCGTTCTCTTTGTTGCGTTTATACCTGCATCTTCAGCAAGCAGTGGAAAAGTTTAACCAGTGTGAACGtcacatgatttttttatttcttttttttatattgcgTCTGCATTGTAGCGTCAGCTCGCATGGTGTCACTGCTTGTGAAAGAGAAAGACTCGGGCTGAACATCCTGTACGTCAGTAGTTGGGTGCTATTTCGCGACAGGGTGCGCTTGTGCTGTGGGGCGATGGCTTCAAATATCTGAGTCGCTCACCAACAGTTTTCGGATATCgagcattattatttttgttcaaaatgtgtgttcctgtgtagactcacattttaatttctagccttcttttggttttgtttctggAATCAAACATGGCACGACGAGGATGCGGAGCGTGGTTGGAGCGCCTGGTCTTTCTCATTGTTTGTCTGAATCTTACTTTTCATTTTGCTCGGGCACAGCTACGATATACTATCCCCGAGGAGCTGACGGTGGGTGCTGCTGTTGGAAATATCGCTAAAGATTTGGGGCTGGATATCAGTGCTTTGAATGCTAGAGGATTTCGCATCGTGTCCGGATCGACTGAACCCATGTTTCAGCTGAACAATAACGGCATCTTGCACGTGAACCGAAAAATAGACAGAGAGAAGGTGTGCGAGCGGATCAGTACCTGCGTTATCAACATAAAGACCGTGCTGGAGAATCCGTTAGAGGTGCATTACGTTGCCATTGAGGTTTTGGATGTAAACGATCACTCTCCCACCTTTTCCGAAAACGAGACGCAGCTAGAGATATCGGAATCTGCTTTACCTGGGGCACGGTTTCAGCTGCAGGGCGCCCATGATCCAGACAGTGACATGAATTCTATTCAAACGTATAAACTtagtcaaaatgaccatttcCGCCTGGAGGTTAAAGATAGAAGAGAAGATGGGAAGATTCCTGTTTTGTATCTGCATAAAGCGCT encodes the following:
- the LOC117260979 gene encoding protocadherin alpha-3-like isoform X21 → MEQRRYGRRRARGYLVGCVVAVLMWSVTSAQIRYSISEEVNEGTVVGNVAKDLGLDKSTLTERKYRVVSSNADPLFHVNQNDGILYVSRKIDREEVCAQSSTCLINLKTVLENPLEVHYVEVEVVDINDHSPTFPEKDKTLEISESVLPGARFQLKPSRDGDSGHFSVQQYKLSQNDHFRLEVKDRGEGVKIPMLVVQKSLDRETRGSHSLVLTALDGGKPPKSGTMNIVVNVLDINDNTPVFPKELYSVMLDENSPVDTTVIQVNATDLDEGPNGEVVYSFSNSMNQNILNLFDIDAITGEVTVKGLINYEEKDRYEIEIEASDKGLAPLTTDISVIIKIVDVNDNAPQIEVTSFSSSIPEDSRPGTTVALISVNDLDSGLNGKVICSIGEDVPFTLSPSLKDRMYSIVTKSPLDREKQSQYKLTITAKDAGQPPLSSEKTIGVLVSDVNDNSPEFSLSPYTFYVTEGNEPGVSVFSVKAFDRDENENAVISYHILRDSSTDNKLTSFLNINSENGDILALKSFDFETVKTFQFQVVATDSGTPSLSNNVTVNVFILDQNDNAPVILYPVSSNGSAEGVEEIPRNVNAGHLVTKVRAYDADIGYNGWLLFSLQEVTDHSLFALDRYTGQIRTLRSFTETDEAEHKLLILVKDNGNVSLSATATVIVKLVEPREAFAASDVKSATKVDEEDNVTFYLMITLGSVSLLFIISIIVLIAMQCSKSTDYTSKYLQEANYDGTLCHSIQYRSGDKRYMLVGPRMSIGSTIVPGSHANTLVLPDRRRGSGEPKVPSADWRYSASLRAGGVMQSSVHMEESSVMQGAQGVLVQNWPTASSAADAEGGEVSPPMGAGVDSNSWHFRYGPGGPGAPPQHLKPGEVPPEAFIIPGSPAIISIRQNQGGEDDKSDFITFGKKEEAKKKKKKKKEKKDKKDKGKDDGDE
- the LOC117260979 gene encoding protocadherin alpha-8-like isoform X20, which codes for MMEQSGRQVWMERWRCVVYMVVLVSFWSEASAQIRYSISEEVKEGSVVGNIAKDLGIDKATLKNREYRVVGGSTEPLFRLNKDDGILYVSRKVDREEICERSSACIINLKTVLENPLEIHYVAIEVLDVNDHSPVFPEKEKRLEIFESTLPGARFQLQPARDPDGGQFTVQHYKLSHNDHFRLEVKERGEDRKMPFLVLQKQLDREAVREHKLLLTAVDGGKPALSGSIEILIEVLDVNDNSPGFTKDVYSAVLNENAAPGTLVIQVNATDLDEGANGEIVYSFGKEVDIHLQELFNIDPRTGEIKVTGLIDFEENESYELDIQASDKGTIPFSTDRTVIIKVIDLNDNPPEIEITSFSKSVPEDSRIGTTVALISVNDLDSGANGKVSCFIREDVPFAISPSMQDNMYAIVTRSHLDREETSFYELTIVAKDTGEPSLSSEKTVSVVVSDVNDNRPQFSLSPYTFYISENNDLVAPVFSVRASDLDDSDNAHISYHIPRDSSGDNSGLFLNINSETGNVLALKSFDFETVKTFQFQVVATDSGTPSLSNNVTVNVFILDQNDNAPVILYPVSSNGSAEGVEEIPRNVNAGHLVTKVRAYDADIGYNGWLLFSLQEVTDHSLFALDRYTGQIRTLRSFTETDEAEHKLLILVKDNGNVSLSATATVIVKLVEPREAFAASDVKSATKVDEEDNVTFYLMITLGSVSLLFIISIIVLIAMQCSKSTDYTSKYLQEANYDGTLCHSIQYRSGDKRYMLVGPRMSIGSTIVPGSHANTLVMPDRRRTSEEPKVPSADWRYSASLRAGGVMQSSVHMEESSVMQGAQGVLVQNWPTASSAADAEGGEVSPPMGAGVDSNSWHFRYGPGGPGAPPQHLKPGEVPPEAFIIPGSPAIISIRQNQGGEDDKSDFITFGKKEEAKKKKKKKKEKKDKKDKGKDDGDE